A region of the Methanobrevibacter oralis genome:
TAACACCAAGATTATTTTTTAAAAACGACCTTAAAATATCTCCAAGTGAAGGATCAGCATACAATGTAGACAAAGAAATAGCTAAATTCAATGTTGATGAAACATTAAGACTTGCAAAGGAAAATGTTGATATTTGTGATGTTGCTGTAATTCAAGGGTCCAAATATATTGATTTAAGAATCGAATGTTTAAAAGAATTAGAAAATATTGGATATAATGGATTCATCATAGCTAATGGTGATGAATTATTACTCCACCCAAGAGATTTAGTTGATATAATTGTTAACTTAAAAATTAATGCTAAAGCTAATAGTTATTTCATATTTTCATTTGCAGAAGCTTCATTTATGCCATTATTAACTTACATGGGGATTGATGGATTTTTAAGTGAATCTTCAAATTACTATAGTTACCTAAATGCACTAATAACTCCCACTAAAACTTATGATTTAAATACCTACCCCATTTACGAAAACATCACTCAAAAAGAATTAGAAGAAAAAAATATTAAAAGTTTAGAATTTGTTATAAAAGAAATCCAAACCCATATAAAAAACAATTCTTTAAGGAATCTTGTTGAAGAACGCTCTAATACTAATCCTCAGAATATATCAACTTTAAAAATACTTGATAAAAATTATATGGACTTTTTACTAGAATACAGTCCATTATTTTAATTATTTATTCTAAATGACGAAATTATTTCTTTAAATTCATTTTCACAAACACCAGA
Encoded here:
- a CDS encoding tRNA guanosine transglycosylase family protein, translated to MINKFEIKSHNGPGRLGKLDNKITPRLFFKNDLKISPSEGSAYNVDKEIAKFNVDETLRLAKENVDICDVAVIQGSKYIDLRIECLKELENIGYNGFIIANGDELLLHPRDLVDIIVNLKINAKANSYFIFSFAEASFMPLLTYMGIDGFLSESSNYYSYLNALITPTKTYDLNTYPIYENITQKELEEKNIKSLEFVIKEIQTHIKNNSLRNLVEERSNTNPQNISTLKILDKNYMDFLLEYSPLF